The genomic DNA AATCTTCAGCACCACGATGGACCCGCCGTCGGCGGTGGGCACCGATACGAACGAAATGCCCTTCAGACCCTTGAACGAGAGCCCGTCCGAACCCATTGCGGCCGGAGTCTCCGTGAAGACCGGCGCGTTCTCATCCATCTGTGCATCGGACGGGAACTCGCCGTTGCCCTCTATCTCCGAGTCCTCATCCCCGTCCTCGGTCGGGTCGTCGCTGGGCTCATCGAGTCCCAGACCACCCGGGTCCGTAGGTTCGTCGGACGGCTCCTCCGTCGGTTCCTCGCTCGGTTCATCCGTGGGACCCGGTGCGGGCAGCGAGGGGTCCGACGTCGGTGGATCACTGGGTTTCACCGGCATTCCGGGCGACAGGCTTCCCGCAGGTGAAGAGTCCTTGGTCTTTGCTGAGTCCTCGTCATCGCAGGTGCCCACGAGTGAGCACAACGGTGACGATTGGGCGGCTGCAACCGAACCCGCCCCGAGAGTCGTCGGGAGGATCAGGACAGCTGCCGCGAGGATTGAGGCCGTGCGGCGGCTGTGTGCCCTCATGCAGTCTCCCCCTCAGCGGCTTCGGACTCCTTCGGCCCGCGCGGTCCCATCCATGCGACGACCAGGATCGCGCCGATGGTGGACAGCAGCATGCCGATGATGAACCCGCCGAGGTTCACTCCGATGAGTGAATAGACTGCGAGGACGAGAGCGATGATCCCGTAGAACACATGATGCGTGGGACGGAAGATTGACAGCAGAGCGAGGACGACGATGGTGATCGGAACGACCGTTGCCTGCAGACCCTCGATGCCGAACTGGATCTGCATATTGCCGAGGTCCAGCTGACCCGAGAAGAACAGTTCGATTCCTCCGAGGATGGCAAGCACGCCTCCGATGAAGGGACGCTGCCGACGCCATTGCTTGAACCTCTGGCGCTTGTTCTCGGCGCCTTCGGTCATCTCGGCTCCCTTGCTGTTGTCAGCATCCCCCGTCTCCGGCGTCGGGACGGCGAATTCTGCCGTCTCGACGCCGGAGACGGAATGGTCGCTCCGCTCATCGGCGCGTCGACTCCGCCGGGACAGCGCAAGCAGGCTCGTCTTCTGCACGGTGTCCTCCTGTTCGGCGGCCCCCCGTTCATCGGTCGGCTGCCCGTTGGCTGCTGAGTCCCTCATCAGTCGCACTGCTCAGATCCGTCGGTGAGCTTCAGCGACATGTCCTTGAGGGTGAAGACCGAGGCCGTGGTCGACCAGGAATCCTGCTTGAGGTCCTTGATCGAGATGGTGTCGGCATCCTGGGAGAAGTCGCCCTTGCTGCCCTTGGCCTTCGTATTGACGTCGGAGGCATCGACGCCGATTCGAATGTTCTTGAATTCCGCATCGCCCTTGAGGCCGGTCATTCCGATCTGAAGGTTCTTCGCCGAGGCGGGGGTGCCCTTTCCGCCGGCCTTGATGAGGACGCCCACCTTGCCCAGAGGAGTCTCCTGGACGGCAGACTGACAGAGGTTCTCCAGGGTTGCGTCCTTGATGTTCGCGGTGACGACTGCGTGCTTGCCGCCTTCGGCGTCCT from Brevibacterium sp. JSBI002 includes the following:
- a CDS encoding DUF6114 domain-containing protein codes for the protein MRDSAANGQPTDERGAAEQEDTVQKTSLLALSRRSRRADERSDHSVSGVETAEFAVPTPETGDADNSKGAEMTEGAENKRQRFKQWRRQRPFIGGVLAILGGIELFFSGQLDLGNMQIQFGIEGLQATVVPITIVVLALLSIFRPTHHVFYGIIALVLAVYSLIGVNLGGFIIGMLLSTIGAILVVAWMGPRGPKESEAAEGETA
- a CDS encoding DUF6230 family protein, which codes for MKFRNPSLIRRLVSSHAGRIAMVAIPTGVVSAMLMGGVAQGAVPVSFAISGTQFKISSSQLEGTGFSQYSGVAKDAEGGKHAVVTANIKDATLENLCQSAVQETPLGKVGVLIKAGGKGTPASAKNLQIGMTGLKGDAEFKNIRIGVDASDVNTKAKGSKGDFSQDADTISIKDLKQDSWSTTASVFTLKDMSLKLTDGSEQCD